In Nitrosomonas ureae, the sequence TATGCAACGCGTGCCGGTATTTCTATTTGTGCTGATGACATGTTGATACCAACTCAGAAAAGCGACATTATTGCTGAGGCGGAACAAGAGGTAAAAGAAATTGAAGGGCAATATACATCAGGTTTGGTGACTCAAGGCGAGCGTTATAACAAAGTCGTGGATATTTGGGGTAGAGCAGGCGATCAAGTGGCCAAAGCTATGATGAATCAGCTTGGCGTAGAACCAGTACTTGATCCGTCTAGCGGAAAGATACAACTTGGCGAGACAGGCACGCAGTTAACGCAAGAATCATTTAATTCAATCTATATGATGGCGGATTCTGGTGCTCGTGGCTCAGCGGCACAGATACGTCAGTTATCAGGTATGCGTGGATTGATGGCAAAACCAGATGGCTCGATTATTGAAACACCAATTACAGCTAACTTCCGCGAAGGTTTAAATGTCCTACAGTATTTTATTTCAACACACGGTGCCAGGAAGGGACTAGCAGATACGGCCTTAAAGACTGCTAATTCAGGTTATTTGACTCGACGATTAGTTGATGTTACTCAAGATCTTGTAGTTACGGAGGAAGATTGTAATACCGGTAGTGGCGTAGTTATGAAAGCTTTAGTGGAAGGTGGTGAAATTATTGAAGCATTACGCGAGCGAATTTTAGGTAGGGTTGTAGTTAACGACGTAATTAATCCTGAGACTCAAGAAGTGGTTTTTGCTTCGGGGGTATTGCTGGATGAAGATGCTGTAGATTTGATTGAATCCTTGGGTATTGATGAAGTAAAAGTCCGTACGCCACTTACTTGTGAAACTCGATATGGTTTATGTGCGAAGTGCTATGGACGGGATTTGGGGCGTGGCACTCCGGTCAATGTGGGCGAAGCAATAGGAGTTATTGCCGCTCAATCAATTGGTGAACCAGGTACGCAATTGACAATGCGTACATTTCATATTGGTGGTGCAGCATCCAGAACTGCGGTGGTAAGTCAGGTTGAGAGCAAATCAAGTGGCACCGTACATTATTCTTCCACAATGAGGTATGTGACTAATGCTCAGAATGAATTGATCGCTATTTCACGAAGCGGTGAAATCATTATTCAAGATGAGAATGGACGAGAGCGTGAAAGACATAAAGCCTCTTACGGTGCAACATTGTTGGTGCGGGATGGTGAGATGGTTAAAGCGGGTCAGGTATTAACCACTTGGGATCCGCATACTCGTCCTATAATAACTGAATATACTGGGAAGGTGCGATTCGAAAATGTTGAGGAAGGTGTTACTGTAGCGAAACAAATCGATGAGGTTACTGGATTATCGACCTTAGTAGTTATTGATCCAAAACGTCGAGGAGTTATACAATCGAAAGGTTTGCGTCCACTAGTGAAGTTCTTGGATGATGATGGGAATGAAATAAAGATGTTGGGTAGTAATCAATCTGTGAGCATAACGTTCCAGATCGGTTGTATTATCACGGTGAGGGATGGGCAGGAAGTGAGTGTCGGCGAGGTATTGGCAAGGATTCCACAAGAGACTTCTAAAACACGTGATATTACAGGAGGCTTGCCGCGCGTGGCAGAGCTATTTGAAGCAAGAGCGCCAAAAGATGCGGGTATGTTAGCTGAGGTTACGGGTATTGTTTCTTTTGGTAAGGACACTAAAGGTAAGCAAAGACTAATTATCACTGATCTTGAAGAAATTGTGCATGAATATTTAATTCCAAAAGATAAACACGTAATGGCGCATGACGGGCAAGTAGTGAACAAGGGTGAAAATATTGTTGATGGACCGGCAGATCCCCGTGATATCTTGCGTTTACAAGGTGTTGAAGCATTAGCGCGATATATTACTGATGAAGTCCAAGATGTATATCGATTGCAGGGCGTTAGGATTAATGACAAACATATTGAAGTTATCGTTCGTCAAATGCTAAGGCGAGTGCAAATTGCCAATGCTGGTGATTCTACATTTATTCCGGGGGAGCAAGTAGAGCGCGCTGATTTACTCGTTGAGAATGAACGATTAATTGCCGAAAAGAAAATGCCAGCTACTTATGAATTTATGTTGTTAGGTATTACAAAAGCATCATTATCGACAGATTCCTTCATTTCTGCAGCCTCATTCCAAGAAACGACTCGAGTATTGACGGAAGCGGCAATTATGGGCAAAAAAGACGATTTGCGCGGATTAAAAGAGAATGTTATCGTTGGCAGATTAGTCCCCGCGGGTACAGGGTTGTCCTTTCATAGTAAGAGGAAAAAGCAAGAAAAGATACCTGAGATAATTACTGAATCAGGTACCTCAATTGATAGTGCTGTTTAGTATGGAAAAACTGATGTAGTGTTCGCGTAACATTAATCGTTCAAATAGCTTGACAGTACAAGGCTGACTAAGTAGTCTAAGGGAGGGGCTATCTGTTGAAGTTGGATGGATGGTTGGGGGCTATGAAGCGAAGGAAGGTGGTCTTTTGAGAGGCCGGGAAGATAAGAAGGGAAAAAAATTATGGAAAACCAAAGGAGAGAAAGATGAAAGCCAAGCGATGGGCTGGGGTAATAGCGGGGCTGTTAGGAGCTATGCTGATAGGGACGGCGCATGCGAACATACCGAGCGTTCCGGACGAATTGTATGAAGCATTGAAGTTGGATCGTGAGAAGGCGACGCCGAAGGAAGTATACGAAGCGGTGGTGAAGCGCTACAAGGATCCTGAGCAAGGAGCGGGGCCTGGAACGATGGCGCAGTATTGGGAACCGATACCGTATGGAATATATTTGGATCCTGCGACATTTTACAAATCGCCGACTTCGAATAAAGAGATAGCGAGCCGGAAGGAATGTGTAGAATGTCACACGGATGAATCGCCGGTATGGGTTCAGGCATGGAAGCGTAGTAGCCATGCGAATTTAGACAAGATTCGTAATCTTAAGCCGGATGACCCTACCTTTTATAAGAAAGGCAAGCTTGAGGACGTAGAGAAGAATTTGCGCTCTTTGGGTAAATTGGCGGAAGGCGAGAACCTGAAGGAAGTGGGGTGTATTGACTGTCACGTGGATGTTAATGCGAAGAAGAAAGCGGATCACACCAAAGACATCATTATGCCGACAGCGGATGTATGCGGTAAATGTCACTTGCAGGAATTTGTGGAACGGGAATCGGAACGTGACACGATGATTTGGCCGCACGGCCAATGGCCCGATGGACGCCCTTCGCACGCGCTGGACTATAAAGCCAACGTAGAAACCACTGTTTGGGCAGCGATGCCGCAACGCGAAGTAGCTGAAGGCTGCTCGATGTGTCATACGAATCAGAACAAATGCGACTCATGCCATACGCGCCATGAATTTTCAGCTGCGGAGTCGCGTAAGCCGGAAGCGTGTGCCACTTGCCATAGTGGTGTGGATCACAACAACTGGGAAGCTTACTCCATGTCCAAGCACGGCAAGATGGTGTCGATGCTGGGAGACAAATGGAACTGGGAAGTACAGTTGAAAGACGCCTATGAACTGGGCGGTCAAAATGCACCGACCTGTGCGGGTTGTCACATGGAATACGAAGGTGAATATAGCCATAACATGGTAAGGAAGATTCGGTGGGCGAACTATCCATTTGTTCCAGGTATAGCGGAAAACATTAATAGCGAATGGTCGGAAGCTCGTTTAGACTCGTGGGTGGTTACCTGTACCCAATGTCACTCGGAGCGTTTTGCACGTTCATATTTGGAATTGATGGACAAAGGCACGCTGGAAGGGTTGGCTAAGTATCAGGAAGCTAATGAAATTGTGCATACACTGTACAAGGAAGGTTTGTTGACAGGCCAAAAAACTAATCGTCCTGCTCCACCGCCACCGGAGAAAGAAGGCTATGCATATTTTGCACAGTTGTTCTGGTCGAAAGGCAACAGCCCTGCGGCGATTGAGCTCAAGGTGCTGGAAATGCACGAAAATGACCTGGCGAAGATGCATGTAGGCTTGGCGCACGTAAATCCGGGTGGATGGACTTATACGGAAGGCTGGGGTCCGATTAACCGTGCGTATGTTGAAATTCAAGACGAAAATACTCGTATCCGCGAGATGATTGCACTGCAGGAACGGGTGAAGAATCTTGAATCGAAACGCACCAGTTTACTTGACTTGGACGGCACAGCTGAGAAGATCTCACTGGGTGGTTTAGGTGGCGGCATGCTGCTCGCCGGAACACTGGCCTTGGCGGGT encodes:
- the rpoC gene encoding DNA-directed RNA polymerase subunit beta', whose protein sequence is MKALLDLFKQVTHKEEFDAIKIGLASPEKIRSWSYGEVKKPETINYRTFKPERDGLFCAKIFGPVKDYECLCGKYKRLKHRGVICEKCGVEVTLSKVRRERMGHIELASPVSHIWFLKSLPSRLGMVLDMTLRDIERILYFEAYVVTDPGLTPLTRCQLLTEEDYLIKTEEYGDDFNASMGAEGIRDLLSNLDIKAEIENLRREMDSTGSETKIKKISKRLKLLEAFNKSGIKPQWMVLTVLPVLPPDLRPLVPLDGGRFATSDLNDLYRRVINRNNRLKRLLELKAPEIIVRNEKRMLQEAVDSLLDNGRRGKAMTGANKRALKSLADMIKGKGGRFRQNLLGKRVDYSGRSVIVVGPQLKLHQCGLPKKMALELFKPFIFNKLELMGIASTIKAAKREVENETAVVWDILEDVIREHPVMLNRAPTLHRLGIQAFEPVLVEGKAIQLHPLVCAAFNADFDGDQMAVHVPLSLEAQMECRTLMMSTNNVLSPANGEPIIVPSQDIVLGLYYTTREKVGARGEGMLFQDVSEVSRAYESRNVELNARIKVRIREYDINADGERYEKITRYETTVGRTLLFEIFPPALPFSLLNKTLKKKEISKLINASFRRCGLRETVIFADKLMYAGFSYATRAGISICADDMLIPTQKSDIIAEAEQEVKEIEGQYTSGLVTQGERYNKVVDIWGRAGDQVAKAMMNQLGVEPVLDPSSGKIQLGETGTQLTQESFNSIYMMADSGARGSAAQIRQLSGMRGLMAKPDGSIIETPITANFREGLNVLQYFISTHGARKGLADTALKTANSGYLTRRLVDVTQDLVVTEEDCNTGSGVVMKALVEGGEIIEALRERILGRVVVNDVINPETQEVVFASGVLLDEDAVDLIESLGIDEVKVRTPLTCETRYGLCAKCYGRDLGRGTPVNVGEAIGVIAAQSIGEPGTQLTMRTFHIGGAASRTAVVSQVESKSSGTVHYSSTMRYVTNAQNELIAISRSGEIIIQDENGRERERHKASYGATLLVRDGEMVKAGQVLTTWDPHTRPIITEYTGKVRFENVEEGVTVAKQIDEVTGLSTLVVIDPKRRGVIQSKGLRPLVKFLDDDGNEIKMLGSNQSVSITFQIGCIITVRDGQEVSVGEVLARIPQETSKTRDITGGLPRVAELFEARAPKDAGMLAEVTGIVSFGKDTKGKQRLIITDLEEIVHEYLIPKDKHVMAHDGQVVNKGENIVDGPADPRDILRLQGVEALARYITDEVQDVYRLQGVRINDKHIEVIVRQMLRRVQIANAGDSTFIPGEQVERADLLVENERLIAEKKMPATYEFMLLGITKASLSTDSFISAASFQETTRVLTEAAIMGKKDDLRGLKENVIVGRLVPAGTGLSFHSKRKKQEKIPEIITESGTSIDSAV
- a CDS encoding multiheme c-type cytochrome; this translates as MKAKRWAGVIAGLLGAMLIGTAHANIPSVPDELYEALKLDREKATPKEVYEAVVKRYKDPEQGAGPGTMAQYWEPIPYGIYLDPATFYKSPTSNKEIASRKECVECHTDESPVWVQAWKRSSHANLDKIRNLKPDDPTFYKKGKLEDVEKNLRSLGKLAEGENLKEVGCIDCHVDVNAKKKADHTKDIIMPTADVCGKCHLQEFVERESERDTMIWPHGQWPDGRPSHALDYKANVETTVWAAMPQREVAEGCSMCHTNQNKCDSCHTRHEFSAAESRKPEACATCHSGVDHNNWEAYSMSKHGKMVSMLGDKWNWEVQLKDAYELGGQNAPTCAGCHMEYEGEYSHNMVRKIRWANYPFVPGIAENINSEWSEARLDSWVVTCTQCHSERFARSYLELMDKGTLEGLAKYQEANEIVHTLYKEGLLTGQKTNRPAPPPPEKEGYAYFAQLFWSKGNSPAAIELKVLEMHENDLAKMHVGLAHVNPGGWTYTEGWGPINRAYVEIQDENTRIREMIALQERVKNLESKRTSLLDLDGTAEKISLGGLGGGMLLAGTLALAGWRKRKQSEA